Proteins encoded by one window of Moorella humiferrea:
- a CDS encoding Mini-ribonuclease 3, whose protein sequence is MDNVAGLSPLVLAYIGDAVYELMIRTHLLRRGPARPVQLHQSAVALVRATTQARLVPALEAYLTDAEKDILRRGRNARPGHIPRNVLPGEYHSSTALETLFGYLYLKGDWHRLEELTGIIFHLAESREGEE, encoded by the coding sequence ATGGACAACGTTGCCGGGTTATCGCCCCTGGTTCTGGCGTACATCGGAGACGCCGTGTATGAACTGATGATCCGCACCCATTTGCTCCGCCGCGGTCCCGCCCGGCCGGTACAGTTACACCAGTCCGCCGTAGCCTTAGTGCGGGCCACCACCCAGGCCCGGCTGGTACCGGCGCTGGAAGCCTATTTAACGGATGCGGAAAAGGATATTTTGCGCCGGGGACGAAATGCCCGACCAGGACATATACCGCGCAATGTTTTGCCCGGGGAATATCACTCAAGCACGGCCCTGGAGACTCTCTTCGGCTATCTGTATCTCAAAGGCGACTGGCATCGGCTGGAAGAACTTACGGGGATAATATTCCACCTAGCGGAATCCCGGGAGGGAGAGGAATAA
- the cysS gene encoding cysteine--tRNA ligase — MHLYNTLTGKKEEFTPSEPGRVRMYVCGPTTYNYIHLGNARPLVVFDTLRRYLEYRNYEVVYVQNFTDIDDKVINRAREEGVPALNLAERYIREFFNDADALNVKRATFYPRVSQHIGDIIAAIQELMRRGFAYEVGGDVYFEVEKFPAYGRLSKRSLGEMRAGARIEINAAKRNPLDFALWKAAGIDEPAWESPWGPGRPGWHIECSTMALKYLGPGFDIHGGGADLIFPHHENEIAQAEAMTGSTFARYWLHNGFITVNQDKMSKSKGNFFLVRDIISRFRPLAVRLFLLATHYRSPIDFDDAGLTAAEKGLERLENTRRLLNETRGRFAGMGSVELNSRDKTLLERMEELRREFLEAMEDDFNTARALAALYELAREINVYLGGTTPPNPLAVDRAAVVYEELGGEVMGLFGSDRRQGDEKFLEGLMEIILDIRQEARRRKDWATADAIRDRLKELGITIEDTPHGPRWRKS; from the coding sequence ATGCACCTCTACAATACCCTGACGGGAAAAAAGGAAGAATTCACTCCGTCTGAGCCGGGCCGGGTGCGGATGTACGTCTGCGGTCCTACCACCTATAACTACATCCATCTGGGTAATGCCCGGCCCCTGGTGGTTTTCGATACCCTGCGCCGCTATCTGGAGTACCGTAATTACGAAGTCGTTTACGTCCAGAACTTCACCGACATAGACGACAAGGTGATTAACAGAGCCCGGGAGGAAGGCGTGCCGGCCCTGAACCTTGCCGAACGTTATATCCGCGAATTTTTTAACGACGCCGATGCCCTAAATGTAAAGCGGGCGACCTTTTATCCCCGGGTAAGCCAGCACATCGGCGACATCATCGCCGCAATTCAAGAGCTGATGCGCCGCGGTTTTGCCTATGAGGTCGGAGGAGATGTATACTTTGAAGTAGAAAAATTTCCTGCCTACGGCCGCCTTTCCAAACGCAGCCTGGGCGAGATGCGGGCGGGAGCAAGGATAGAGATCAATGCGGCCAAACGAAATCCCCTGGATTTTGCCCTTTGGAAGGCCGCCGGCATTGATGAGCCCGCATGGGAAAGCCCGTGGGGACCGGGACGACCGGGCTGGCACATCGAATGCTCTACCATGGCCTTAAAATATTTAGGGCCAGGGTTTGACATCCACGGCGGCGGTGCTGATCTCATCTTTCCCCATCACGAGAATGAGATCGCCCAGGCGGAGGCAATGACGGGCTCCACCTTTGCCCGCTATTGGTTGCATAACGGTTTTATTACTGTAAATCAAGATAAGATGTCCAAATCAAAAGGGAATTTCTTCCTAGTGAGGGATATCATCAGCCGTTTTCGCCCCCTGGCCGTCCGCCTGTTTTTGCTTGCCACCCATTACCGCAGCCCCATTGACTTTGATGACGCCGGACTTACAGCTGCGGAAAAGGGCCTGGAACGGCTGGAAAACACCCGTCGGCTTTTAAACGAAACCCGTGGCCGCTTCGCCGGGATGGGGAGCGTGGAGCTAAACTCCAGAGACAAGACCCTCCTCGAACGGATGGAAGAGCTGCGTCGGGAGTTTTTAGAGGCCATGGAGGACGACTTTAATACGGCGCGGGCCCTGGCCGCCCTCTACGAGCTGGCCAGGGAAATAAACGTCTATCTAGGTGGGACGACCCCTCCCAATCCTTTGGCCGTTGACAGGGCGGCCGTCGTTTATGAAGAATTGGGCGGGGAAGTAATGGGCCTTTTCGGCAGCGATCGCCGCCAGGGTGATGAAAAATTCCTCGAGGGTTTGATGGAAATTATTTTAGATATCCGGCAGGAGGCGCGGCGCCGCAAAGACTGGGCTACTGCCGATGCCATACGCGATCGCCTTAAAGAATTGGGGATAACCATCGAGGATACGCCCCACGGCCCCCGCTGGAGGAAGAGTTAA